A genomic stretch from Megalobrama amblycephala isolate DHTTF-2021 linkage group LG22, ASM1881202v1, whole genome shotgun sequence includes:
- the LOC125257822 gene encoding mucin-3A-like, with the protein MSSLWLPLLLSSVIWAEEDYFHISPNATWDNYTFPDRNTTWDEARDHCQKCFKELTTITSRNVHLIVQEDASLDYWIGLRRSYNGTVSWSRWSNGKPITYQNWYPGHPVPNKEKKMIPRCFSTTETPPSTLITTTTQTSPVTTLVTSPETSPETSPVTSTVTTLVTSPETSPVTTLVTSPETSPVTSTVTTLLTSPKTSPETFTVTTLVTFPETSPETSPVTSTVTSTVTSPEISPETSPETFPETSPETFPETSPETSPPNTPEDTCPILTGILDCLNITYYDLEDVVQNCTCVKPEIVTPKTTTDCTTPHATTFSTIFSTTTSGTTTESTTSESTSSESTTTESTTLESTTLESTTTESTTTESTTTESTMSESTTSESTMTESTMSESTTTESTTASNCIFEPEPDPDVYIEDACVVLLSYGMWKEVNCNESQHFICYDERFIGEISITNVTTRVWKLSWSEAPGNITHYRVELTRNKTKEKLIWSEAPGNTTYSTVETTGNQTNQTLSSSEAPGSTTYSTVGIAGIQSLSSSEAPGNTTHSTVGITGNPTNQTFNNNKTRLYTFIEDLTPGNLYSVQVIPVKCGRDLNPQNISFYTIPSPVKDLTVVNVTTDTVSLKWSIPEGDCDFYKVYVKNVLGQVEKIHKYTSKECTIMDLTPGNKYEFIVTATVNETTEGVPNSVSDYTIPPMVSDLTSANNDSTNITAYWKLSSGQNINYRYCLKLVSNTDKCTDCNFATKCITKNCTDATNSNITTSCNITENCNNAPDSNITTNHNITENCNNVTNSNITTNRNFTENCNYTTDSNIATNCSIIKNCSFSIDCDTTENKLIQVKDKKDGAKYCLCVAALTKNGTLSGKMVGIPAYTLPKSVSLFLFPDSQYIYTNWSIDGNYEKFNVMIKTANNTLENITLANLTYTFKNLKAGVEYTVTVITLNGDLRSHDSTKSAYTKPTKPGPAKAITHDKTSITVSWEEPAESTGANISYKVDYHAPFWGDRDNTTIKKRVYTFSNLKSGTRYNFDVRVLAGNDESPAVSTYADTEPEKKTLTLTMLCSSQTALQCEKNETQTELLKQLNGIFKGKLQENVYWRLKWVERKNNP; encoded by the exons GCTCAGTCATATGGGCAGAGGAggattattttcatatttcccCCAATGCCACATGGGACAACTACACTTTCCCTGACCGAAATACCACATGGGATGAGGCCAGGGACCACTGCCAGAAATGTTTCAAAGAACTGACGACCATCACCAGTAGAAACGTCCACCTCATTGTGCAGGAGGACGCCTCTTTGGACTACTGGATCGGGCTGCGCAGAAGTTACAATGGCACCGTCTCATGGTCCAGATGGTCCAATGGGAAACCCATTACTTATCAGAATTGGTACCCTGGTCATCCTGTGccaaataaagaaaagaaaatgattcCTAGATGTTTCTCAACTACAGAAACTCCACCGAGCACCTTAATAACTACTACAACACAAACCTCTCCAGTAACTACTCTGGTAACCTCTCCAGAAACCTCTCCAGAAACCTCTCCAGTAACCTCTACAGTAACTACTCTGGTAACCTCTCCAGAAACCTCTCCAGTAACTACTCTGGTAACCTCTCCAGAAACCTCTCCAGTAACCTCTACAGTAACTACTCTGTTAACCTCTCCAAAAACCTCTCCAGAAACCTTTACAGTGACTACTCTGGTAACCTTTCCAGAAACCTCTCCAGAAACCTCTCCAGTAACCTCTACAGTAACCTCTACAGTAACCTCTCCAGAAATCTCTCCAGAGACATCTCCAGAGACATTTCCAGAAACATCTCCAGAGACATTTCCAGAAACATCTCCAGAGACATCTCCTCCTAACACACCAGAAGATACATGTCCTATACTGACTGGAATCCTCGATTGCTTAAATATAACATATTATGATCTTGAAGATGTAGTGCAAAATTGCACATGTGTGAAACCCGAGATTGTCACCCCTAAGACCACAACAGATTGCACCACCCCTCATGCCACCACATTTAGCACCATCTTTAGTACCACAACATCTGGCACCACAACAGAGAGCACCACGTCAGAAAGCACCTCGTCAGAGAGCACCACGACAGAAAGCACTACATTAGAAAGCACCACATTAGAAAGCACCACGACAGAAAGCACCACGACAGAAAGCACCACGACAGAGAGCACCATGTCAGAGAGCACCACATCAGAAAGCACCATGACAGAAAGCACCATGTCAGAGAGCACCACGACAGAGAGCACCACAGCCAGCAACTGCATCTTCGAACCCGAGCCAGATCCTGACGTGTACATCGAGGATGCTTGCGTGGTCCTGCTCAGCTATGGCATGTGGAAAGAAGTAAATTGCAATGAAAGTCAACACTTCATCTGTTATGATG AGCGCTTCATTGGCGAAATATCCATTACCAATGTGACAACAAGAGTGTGGAAACTGAGCTGGAGTGAGGCACCTGGTAACATTACTCACTACAGAGTGGAATTAACTAGGAACAAGACAAAAGAGAAACTGATCTGGAGTGAGGCACCTGGAAACACCACTTACTCCACAGTGGAAACAACTGGGAACCAGACAAACCAGACCCTGAGCTCGAGTGAGGCACCTGGAAGCACTACTTATTCCACAGTGGGAATCGCTGGGATCCAGTCACTGAGCTCGAGTGAGGCACCTGGAAACACCACTCACTCCACAGTGGGAATCACTGGGAACCCAACAAACcagacatttaataataataaaactcgCCTGTATACATTCATAGAGGATCTGACACCAGGAAATCTGTACAGTGTTCAGGTGATTCCTGTGAAATGTGGCAGGGATCTCAATCCGCAGAATATCTCCTTCTATACCA TACCCTCTCCTGTGAAAGATCTGACCGTAGTGAACGTGACAACTGATACTGTCAGCCTCAAATGGAGTATACCAGAAGGAGACTGTGACTTCTATAAAGTATATGTCAAAAACGTGTTGGGTCAGGTAGAAAAGATTCATAAATATACAAGTAAAGAGTGCACTATTATGGATCTAACTCCAGGCAACAAGTATGAATTCATAGTTACAGCTACAGTGAACGAGACTACTGAAGGTGTACCGAACAGCGTTTCTGATTACACCA taccTCCAATGGTTTCAGACCTAACATCAGCAAACAATGATAGCACAAATATAACAGCCTATTGGAAACTTAGTTCTGGGCAAAATATAAATTACCGCTATTGTCTTAAATTAGTCAGTAACACAGACAAGTGTACTGACTGCAACTTTGCAACAAAATGCATTACAAAAAACTGCACTGATGcaacaaacagcaacattaccaCAAGCTGcaacatcacagaaaactgcaaCAATGCACCAGACAGCAACATTACCACAAACCAcaacatcacagaaaactgcaacaatgtaacaaacagcaacattaccaCAAACCGCAACTTTACAGAAAACTGCAACTATACTACAGACAGCAACATTGCCACAAACTGTAGCATCATAAAAAACTGTAGCTTTTCAATAGACTGCGATACTACAGAAAACAAGCTCATACAAGTGAAAGATAAAAAAGATGGCGCCAAGTATTGTCTGTGTGTGGCTGCACTGACAAAGAATGGCACCCTGTCAGGAAAAATGGTTGGAATCCCAGCATACACAC TCCCAAAAAGTGTGAGCCTCTTTTTATTCCCCGACTCCCAATACATATACACCAACTGGTCAATAGACGGGAATTATGAGAAATTCAATGTGATGATTAAAACGGCTAATAACACCCTGGAAAATATTACTCTTGCCAACTTGACTTACACTTTCAAAAACCTGAAGGCAGGAGTGGAGTACACCGTTACAGTTATCACTCTTAATGGTGATCTGAGAAGTCACGATTCTACAAAGTCAGCTTACACCA AGCCTACTAAACCTGGGCCAGCCAAGGCTATCACACATGACAAAACTAGCATAACTGTAAGCTGGGAAGAACCTGCTGAGTCAACGGGGGCCAATATTTCCTATAAGGTGGACTATCATGCTCCTTTTTGGGGTGACAGAGATAACACAACTATAAAAAAGAGAGTGTACACCTTTTCTAATTTAAAATCAGGAACAAGATATAACTTTGATGTCAGAGTTTTGGCAGGAAATGATGAGAGTCCAGCAGTCTCTACTTATGCAGACACAG AGCCTGAGAAGAAGACACTGACCCTCACAATGTTGTGCTCCTCTCAAACGGCACTTCAgtgtgaaaaaaatgaaactcaGACTGAGCTATTAAAACAG CTAAATGGTATATTTAAAGGAAAACTTCAGGAAAATGTCTACTGGAGGCTAAAGTGGGTGGAGAGGAAGAACAATCCTTAA